The genomic window CTACTGGGCGCGGGAGATCCTGGGCGCCGCCGGATCGCTGCTCGACTCCGCGGCCGACGCGGTACGCCACGGCGATCCGGTTCAGCTCGACGAGGAGGCGCTCTCCGTACTGAAGTCCCCCGACACCGAGGTGATCCTCGTGGGGCCGCCGCGCCGGGCGGCCGAACGGCTCGTCTCGCTGCTCGCCGACGTCATCGAGATCGCCGAGGGCACCGGCACGGACGACAGGACACCGGGGGAGCCCCTCGTCCCGCACCGCCGCCGCCCCACCCTGCTGCGGCTGGTCCCCGTCGTGTACCGGGCCATGCGCCGCGAGATGCGTCTCGGGTCGACGATCCTGCGGCACGCGGTCCGGGTCTCCGCGGTGGCCGCCGCCGGCTATCTCATCGGCCTGGTGCTGCCGTTCGGCCACGGATACTGGGCGCCGATGACCGCCGTCATGGTGATGCGCCCGGAGTTCACGCAGACGTACTCCCGCTCCGTGGCCCGTTTCGGCGGCACCGTGGTCGGGGTCGGCTGCGCGACCGGAATCGTGCAGCTGGCACACCCGACCGCGTGGCCCTCCGCGGCGCTCGCCGTGATCAGCGCCGGTCTGATGTACCTGCTCATGCGCACCGGTTACGCCGTGAGCCAGGTCTGCGTCTCCGCGTATGTCGTCTTCCTGCTCGGCATGGCGGGCGACGACTGGGCCCAGACCGTCCCGGAGCGCGTCCTGCTGACGTTCGTCGGCGGGCTGCTCGCGATGGTGGCGTACGCCCTCTACCCGGCCTGGGAGACACCGAGGCTGCGGGACCGGCTGGCCGGCTGGCTGGTCACGGACGGGCGGTACGCCGCCACGGTCCTCGACCGGTACGCCGATCCCGCCTCCCGGAGCCTGGACGACGTGCGCGCGGCCCTGCTCACCACCCGGGAGGCCCGCGTGGCGTGGCAGGAGGCACTGGAGACGGCCCGCCACGAGCCCGTGCGGCACCGGGGCATCTCCCGTACCGCCGCGTCGGACGCCGAGGACGCCCTCGCCCAGTTCGGCCGCGTCGCGATGCTCATGGAGGCCCATCTGCCCGCG from Streptomyces sp. NBC_01341 includes these protein-coding regions:
- a CDS encoding FUSC family protein; its protein translation is MSWLRALRETARSGLTIERRSLEPLIALRGAAGLALVVGLSLAFFGPVIAAGSAFGAFQAAIATFQRSWRPRPVLALVSGLSLAVSTFIGYLTVNRTMLFLALLVVWTFVAGLTWAVGSTAGIIAGSNVAIMLVTITLPTSVLDAAEHAGMMALGGLVQAALIVLFPVRRWGAQRDALADALAAEADYARRLRDDPVAPFDPVPLMTARSAAAVTPRQARRRPADLHGARGVAERLRPVLASLADPALGVPAEGPERYWAREILGAAGSLLDSAADAVRHGDPVQLDEEALSVLKSPDTEVILVGPPRRAAERLVSLLADVIEIAEGTGTDDRTPGEPLVPHRRRPTLLRLVPVVYRAMRREMRLGSTILRHAVRVSAVAAAGYLIGLVLPFGHGYWAPMTAVMVMRPEFTQTYSRSVARFGGTVVGVGCATGIVQLAHPTAWPSAALAVISAGLMYLLMRTGYAVSQVCVSAYVVFLLGMAGDDWAQTVPERVLLTFVGGLLAMVAYALYPAWETPRLRDRLAGWLVTDGRYAATVLDRYADPASRSLDDVRAALLTTREARVAWQEALETARHEPVRHRGISRTAASDAEDALAQFGRVAMLMEAHLPAVSANPVPEAAGLAVALRRATEQAAKAVRERRVPDWEPVRAELRRRDAEGPVPDTFVRDGALLLLDALEDFSQALEGTRRP